In Streptomyces durocortorensis, a genomic segment contains:
- a CDS encoding ammonium transporter, translated as MPPGITTLAADAPELSAANTGFMLICTALVMLMTPGLAFFYGGMVRVKSTLNMLMMSFISLGIVTILWVLYGFSLAFGSDIGSVVGWSSDYVGLSGIGLNELWDGTTIPVYVFAAFQLMFAVLTPALISGALADRVKFTAWALFIVLWVTIVYFPVAHWVWGSGGWLFEMGVIDFAGGTAVHINAGAAALGVIFVIGKRVGFKKDPMRPHSLPLVMLGAALLWFGWFGFNAGSWLGNDDGVGAVMFLNTQVATAAAVLGWLIYEKLRHGSFTTLGAASGAVAGLVAITPAGGSVSPLGAIAIGAIAGVLCAMAVGLKYKFGYDDSLDVVGVHLVGGIIGSVLVGFFATGGVQSDAKGLFYGGGVEQLGKQVIGVVAVLAYSLVVSGLIALVLHKTIGMRVSEDDEISGIDQVEHAETAYDFSGAGGGTVSRTTAPATDPTAAPKAKKVDA; from the coding sequence ATGCCCCCAGGCATCACGACGCTTGCCGCAGACGCCCCTGAGCTGTCTGCCGCCAACACCGGGTTCATGCTCATCTGCACGGCCCTGGTGATGCTCATGACCCCCGGCCTGGCCTTCTTCTACGGAGGCATGGTCCGCGTCAAGAGCACCCTCAACATGCTGATGATGAGCTTCATCAGCCTCGGGATCGTCACGATCCTGTGGGTGCTCTACGGATTCAGCCTCGCCTTCGGCTCCGACATCGGCTCGGTCGTCGGATGGAGCTCCGACTACGTAGGCCTGAGCGGCATCGGACTCAACGAGCTGTGGGACGGCACCACCATCCCGGTGTACGTCTTCGCCGCCTTCCAGCTGATGTTCGCCGTCCTCACCCCGGCCCTGATCAGCGGTGCGCTCGCCGACCGCGTGAAGTTCACCGCGTGGGCGCTCTTCATCGTCCTGTGGGTCACCATCGTCTACTTCCCCGTCGCCCACTGGGTCTGGGGCTCGGGCGGCTGGCTCTTCGAGATGGGCGTCATCGACTTCGCCGGCGGCACGGCCGTCCACATCAACGCCGGTGCCGCGGCCCTCGGCGTGATCTTCGTCATCGGCAAGCGCGTCGGCTTCAAGAAGGACCCGATGCGGCCGCACAGCCTGCCGCTCGTCATGCTCGGCGCGGCCCTCCTGTGGTTCGGCTGGTTCGGCTTCAACGCCGGATCCTGGCTCGGCAACGACGACGGCGTCGGCGCGGTCATGTTCCTGAACACCCAGGTCGCCACCGCCGCCGCCGTCCTCGGCTGGCTGATCTACGAGAAGCTGCGCCACGGCTCCTTCACCACGCTGGGCGCCGCCTCCGGCGCGGTCGCGGGCCTCGTCGCCATCACCCCCGCGGGTGGCTCCGTCAGCCCGCTCGGCGCCATCGCGATCGGCGCCATCGCCGGTGTCCTGTGCGCCATGGCGGTCGGCCTGAAGTACAAGTTCGGCTACGACGACTCCCTGGACGTCGTCGGCGTCCACCTCGTCGGCGGCATCATCGGCTCCGTCCTGGTCGGCTTCTTCGCCACCGGCGGTGTCCAGTCCGACGCCAAGGGCCTCTTCTACGGCGGCGGTGTCGAACAGCTCGGCAAGCAGGTCATCGGCGTCGTCGCGGTCCTCGCGTACTCTCTGGTCGTCTCCGGCCTCATCGCCCTGGTGCTCCACAAGACCATCGGGATGCGGGTCTCCGAGGACGACGAGATCTCCGGCATCGACCAGGTCGAGCACGCCGAGACGGCGTACGACTTCAGCGGAGCCGGCGGCGGCACGGTCTCCCGCACCACCGCCCCCGCGACGGACCCGACGGCAGCACCGAAGGCAAAGAAGGTGGACGCATGA
- a CDS encoding LLM class flavin-dependent oxidoreductase: MAFTVIRFNLVDPDATPVSHSARYRAALEMAAYADEHGIDTVQTEEHHGAANSWLPSPFTFAGAVFGATRRIAVTVSAIIGPLHDPLRLAEDIAVLDLLSAGRLVTVAGIGYRPEEYERAGVEWGRRGRLQDELLETLLAAWTGEPFAYRSRTVRVTPRPYTRPHPMLLVGGSSRAAARRAARLGLPLFPSAHLPELEAYYREQCAEHGTEGFCMMPAERTPLLHVSQDPERTWALHGEHLLHEARTYASWQSKDIRSAVRSAATTVAELREEGVYRVVTPDELKALEADSLVLHPLCGGMPVEEGWRSLRLFCDSVGTPTAPAR, from the coding sequence ATGGCCTTCACGGTGATCCGGTTCAATCTCGTAGATCCCGACGCCACCCCCGTATCGCACTCGGCCCGCTACCGCGCCGCCCTGGAGATGGCGGCGTACGCGGACGAGCACGGGATCGACACGGTCCAGACCGAGGAGCACCACGGGGCGGCGAACTCCTGGCTGCCGTCCCCGTTCACGTTCGCCGGGGCGGTCTTCGGCGCCACCCGCCGGATCGCGGTGACGGTCTCGGCGATCATCGGGCCGCTGCACGATCCGCTGCGCCTGGCGGAGGACATCGCGGTGCTGGACCTGCTGAGCGCCGGGCGGCTGGTGACGGTGGCGGGGATCGGCTACCGCCCCGAGGAGTACGAGCGGGCCGGCGTCGAGTGGGGGCGGCGCGGCAGGCTCCAGGACGAGCTGCTGGAGACGCTCCTGGCGGCGTGGACCGGGGAGCCGTTCGCGTACCGGAGCCGTACGGTACGCGTCACCCCGCGCCCGTACACGCGGCCGCACCCGATGCTGCTGGTAGGCGGCAGTTCGCGGGCGGCGGCGCGGCGGGCGGCCCGGCTGGGGCTGCCGCTGTTCCCGAGCGCGCATCTGCCGGAGCTGGAGGCGTACTACCGGGAGCAGTGCGCCGAGCACGGGACGGAGGGCTTCTGCATGATGCCCGCGGAGCGTACGCCGCTGCTGCACGTGTCGCAGGACCCGGAGCGGACGTGGGCGCTGCACGGCGAGCATCTGCTGCACGAGGCGCGGACGTACGCCTCCTGGCAGTCCAAGGACATCCGCTCGGCGGTGCGCTCGGCGGCGACCACCGTGGCGGAGCTGCGCGAGGAGGGGGTGTACCGGGTGGTGACGCCGGACGAGCTGAAGGCCCTGGAGGCGGACAGTCTGGTGCTGCATCCGCTGTGCGGCGGGATGCCTGTGGAGGAGGGGTGGCGGAGTCTGCGGCTGTTCTGCGATTCGGTGGGAACGCCGACTGCCCCGGCTCGGTGA
- the nsdA gene encoding transcriptional repressor NsdA, whose translation MSGSGAGDTEAGKRPNGQLSSWFVRSGWSKGELARQVNRRARQMGAHHISTDTSRVRRWLDGEQPREPIPRILSELFSERFGAVVAVEELGLRTAHQSPSVSGVDLPWAGPQTVALLSEFSRSDLMLARRGFLGSSLALAAGPALIEPMQRWLVPVPAPGPGEPESPAAARRPSRLSPPELDLLESTTAMFRQWDAQCGGGLRRKAVVGQLHEVTDLLQEPQPGPTAQRLFRCAAELAELAGWMSYDVGLQPTAQKYFVLALHAAKEAGDKPLGSYILSSMSRQMIHLGRPDDALELIHLAQYGSRDCATSRTQAMLYAMEARAYANMGQPSKCKRAVRMAEDTFLDAGLDGEPEPDWIRFFSEAELNGENAHSYRDLAYVAGRSPTYASLAEPVMEKAVELFGEDDEHQRSYALNLIGMATVHLLQREPEESTVLATRALKIAKKVRSERVNTRLRKTVDTAARDFGDVADVARLTELLHEQLPETAEAV comes from the coding sequence GTGAGTGGCAGCGGCGCAGGCGACACGGAGGCCGGCAAGCGCCCCAACGGGCAGCTGAGTTCATGGTTCGTGCGCAGCGGCTGGTCCAAGGGCGAGCTGGCGCGACAGGTGAACCGGCGGGCGCGCCAGATGGGCGCCCACCACATCAGCACCGACACCTCCCGGGTGCGGCGCTGGCTCGACGGGGAGCAGCCGCGGGAGCCGATTCCGCGCATCCTGTCCGAACTGTTCTCCGAGCGCTTCGGCGCCGTCGTCGCGGTCGAGGAGCTCGGGCTGCGCACCGCGCACCAGTCACCCTCGGTGTCCGGCGTCGACCTGCCCTGGGCCGGCCCCCAGACCGTCGCCCTGCTCAGTGAGTTCTCCCGCAGCGACCTGATGCTCGCCCGCCGCGGCTTCCTCGGCAGCTCGCTCGCGCTGGCCGCGGGCCCCGCGCTCATCGAGCCCATGCAGCGCTGGCTGGTGCCCGTCCCCGCCCCGGGCCCGGGCGAACCGGAATCCCCGGCCGCCGCCCGCCGTCCCTCCCGGCTCTCCCCGCCCGAGCTGGACCTGCTGGAATCGACCACCGCGATGTTCCGGCAGTGGGACGCCCAGTGCGGCGGCGGACTGCGCCGCAAGGCCGTCGTCGGGCAGCTCCACGAGGTCACCGACCTCCTCCAGGAGCCCCAGCCCGGCCCCACCGCCCAGCGGCTCTTCCGCTGCGCCGCCGAACTGGCCGAGCTCGCGGGCTGGATGAGCTACGACGTGGGCCTCCAGCCCACCGCCCAGAAGTACTTCGTGCTCGCCCTGCACGCCGCCAAGGAGGCCGGGGACAAGCCGCTCGGCAGCTACATCCTGTCCAGCATGAGCCGCCAGATGATCCACCTGGGCCGCCCCGACGACGCCCTGGAGCTGATCCACCTCGCGCAGTACGGCAGCCGCGACTGCGCCACCTCCCGTACGCAGGCCATGCTGTATGCGATGGAGGCCCGCGCCTACGCCAACATGGGGCAGCCCAGCAAGTGCAAGCGGGCCGTCCGGATGGCCGAGGACACCTTCCTGGACGCCGGTCTCGACGGCGAGCCCGAGCCCGACTGGATCCGCTTCTTCTCCGAGGCCGAGCTCAACGGGGAGAACGCCCACTCCTACCGTGACCTGGCCTATGTCGCGGGCCGCAGCCCCACCTACGCCTCCCTCGCCGAGCCCGTCATGGAGAAGGCCGTCGAGCTGTTCGGCGAGGACGACGAGCACCAGCGCTCCTACGCGCTCAACCTCATCGGCATGGCCACCGTCCATCTGCTCCAGCGCGAGCCCGAGGAGTCCACCGTGCTCGCCACCCGCGCCCTGAAGATCGCCAAGAAGGTCCGCTCCGAACGGGTCAACACCCGTCTGCGCAAGACCGTCGACACCGCTGCCAGGGACTTCGGCGATGTCGCCGACGTCGCCCGGCTCACCGAGCTGCTCCACGAACAGTTGCCGGAGACCGCCGAAGCGGTCTGA
- a CDS encoding bifunctional DNA primase/polymerase has protein sequence MGFTIGGIREMRSGARRRGRGTEGTAVAEYTGLWGWAVAPGARAEAGACSCGDPVCPAPGAHPLGFAREVPAGTGLERAADAWAETPGAAMLLPVGRSFDVLEVAEQAGRRALVRMERMGLPLGPVAVTPTRRAQFFVAPGAAAELPALLYRMGWDDADLDLRALGPGAHITAPPSDLGGLGPVRWLRPPVLDTAAAPPQARLLLGTLAYVCHRS, from the coding sequence ATGGGCTTCACGATCGGCGGCATCCGGGAGATGCGATCCGGTGCGCGGCGGCGCGGCCGCGGTACCGAGGGCACGGCGGTGGCCGAGTACACAGGGCTGTGGGGCTGGGCCGTGGCCCCCGGGGCGCGGGCCGAGGCCGGTGCCTGCTCGTGCGGCGATCCGGTGTGCCCGGCGCCCGGCGCCCACCCGCTGGGCTTCGCCCGGGAGGTCCCGGCGGGCACCGGACTGGAGCGCGCCGCGGACGCCTGGGCCGAGACGCCGGGCGCGGCGATGCTGCTGCCGGTGGGCCGCTCCTTCGACGTACTGGAGGTCGCGGAGCAGGCCGGGCGGCGGGCGCTGGTACGGATGGAGCGGATGGGGCTGCCGCTGGGCCCGGTCGCGGTGACGCCGACGCGCCGGGCGCAGTTCTTCGTCGCCCCCGGGGCCGCCGCGGAACTGCCCGCGCTGCTCTACCGGATGGGCTGGGACGACGCGGACCTCGATCTGCGCGCCCTGGGGCCGGGCGCCCACATCACCGCCCCGCCCTCCGACCTCGGCGGCCTCGGCCCGGTCCGCTGGCTGCGCCCCCCGGTGCTGGACACGGCGGCCGCTCCCCCGCAGGCGCGGCTGCTGCTGGGGACGCTGGCGTACGTCTGCCACCGCTCGTAG
- the ftsY gene encoding signal recognition particle-docking protein FtsY, translated as MEILILAVVIALVAVGLISGLVVSSRKKKQLPPPPPSTPTITPPAEPHVGEEAETPRDEARRTIDEVGLPEAAAPVEEAPVTEEPEAPAPPALEIPEPTEGRLVRLRARLARSQNSLGKGLLALLSRDNLDEDTWEEIEDTLLTADVGVAPTQELVERLRERVRVLGTRTPEDLRALLREELITLLGPDFDREVKTEGGAETPGVVMVVGVNGTGKTTTTGKLARVLVADGRSVVLGAADTFRAAAADQLQTWGERVGARTVRGPEGGDPASIAYDAVKEGIAEGADVVLIDTAGRLHTKTGLMDELGKVKRVVEKHGPLDEVLLVLDATTGQNGLVQARVFAEVVDITGIVLTKLDGTAKGGIVIAVQRELGVPVKLIGLGEGADDLAPFEAGAFVDALIGD; from the coding sequence ATGGAAATCCTGATCCTTGCTGTAGTCATCGCCCTGGTCGCGGTCGGCCTGATCAGCGGGCTCGTGGTCAGCAGCCGCAAGAAGAAGCAGCTGCCGCCCCCTCCGCCGAGCACGCCGACCATCACCCCTCCCGCCGAGCCCCACGTCGGCGAGGAGGCCGAGACGCCGCGCGACGAAGCGCGGCGCACCATCGACGAGGTCGGCCTCCCGGAGGCCGCCGCGCCCGTCGAGGAAGCCCCGGTCACCGAGGAGCCCGAGGCCCCCGCGCCGCCCGCGCTGGAGATCCCCGAGCCCACCGAGGGCCGGCTCGTCCGGCTGCGGGCCCGGCTCGCGCGTTCGCAGAACTCGCTGGGCAAGGGGCTCCTCGCCCTGCTGTCCCGGGACAACCTCGACGAGGACACCTGGGAGGAGATCGAGGACACCCTCCTCACCGCCGACGTCGGCGTCGCCCCCACCCAGGAACTGGTCGAGCGGCTCCGCGAGCGCGTCCGGGTGCTCGGCACCCGTACCCCCGAGGATCTGCGTGCCCTGCTCCGCGAAGAGCTGATCACCCTGCTCGGCCCGGACTTCGACCGCGAGGTCAAGACCGAGGGCGGCGCCGAGACCCCCGGCGTCGTCATGGTCGTCGGCGTCAACGGCACCGGCAAGACCACCACCACCGGCAAGCTCGCCCGGGTGCTCGTCGCCGACGGCCGCAGCGTGGTGCTCGGTGCGGCCGACACCTTCCGCGCCGCCGCCGCCGATCAGCTCCAGACCTGGGGCGAGCGCGTCGGAGCCCGTACGGTCCGCGGGCCCGAGGGCGGCGACCCGGCGTCGATCGCCTACGACGCGGTGAAGGAAGGTATCGCCGAGGGCGCCGACGTCGTCCTCATCGACACCGCGGGTCGGCTGCACACCAAGACCGGTCTCATGGACGAGCTGGGCAAGGTCAAGCGCGTCGTGGAGAAGCACGGCCCGCTGGACGAGGTCCTGCTCGTCCTGGACGCCACCACCGGACAGAACGGCCTCGTTCAGGCCCGGGTCTTCGCGGAGGTCGTGGACATCACCGGCATCGTCCTGACCAAGCTCGACGGCACCGCCAAGGGCGGCATCGTCATCGCGGTCCAGCGCGAGCTGGGCGTACCGGTGAAGCTCATCGGGCTCGGCGAGGGCGCGGACGACCTGGCCCCGTTCGAGGCGGGCGCCTTCGTGGACGCGTTGATCGGCGACTGA
- a CDS encoding [protein-PII] uridylyltransferase, which yields MTSTEVTTETEGSGPSGYAAARLRLLQQEAQSGPPRRAALARLTDDWLTGLFTAAAERAGVRGAALVAVGGYGRGELSPRSDLDLLLLHDGSADAAALAALADSIWYPVWDLGLALDHSVRTPGEARKTAGEDLKVQLGLLDARPVAGDLGLVASLRTAILADWRNQAPKRLPALHELCQERAERAGELQFLLEPDLKEARGGLRDATALRAVAASWLADAPREGLDQARRTLLDARDALHLTTGRATDRLALQEQDQVAEALGLLDADTLLRQVYEAARTVSYATDVTWREVNRVLRARSARPKLRAMLSGGRGSKAVPERAPLADGVVEADGEVVLARAARPDRDPVLTLRAAAAAAEAGLPLSRHLVRHLATTAQPLPVPWPAEAREELVTLLGAGEAAVAVWEALEAEGIITRLLPDWERVHCRPQRNPVHTWTVDRHLVETAVRAASLTRRVHRPDLLLVAALLHDIGKGWPGDHSVAGEVIARDMATRIGFDKHDVGVIATLVRHHLLLVETATRRDLDDPATVQSVAAAVSDASTLELLHALTEADALATGPAAWSTWRASLVTGLVERVAAVLAGEFPGEPDEPAPSAEHERLAVEALRTGEPVLALHTQPEEPAGDGEVEPVGVELLIALPDRPGVLPAAAGVLALHRLTVRAADLRAVELPNELGESADLLLLSWRVAAEYGSLPQAARLRADLVRALDGSLDIRARIAEREAAYPRRRGVKAPPPRVTVAAAGSRRATVIEVRAQDAPGLLHRIGNALEGSAVQVRSAHVSTLGANAVDAFYVTGTDGEPLPPVRAAEVAREVEKALG from the coding sequence GTGACGAGTACCGAAGTGACCACCGAAACCGAAGGCTCGGGACCCAGCGGCTACGCGGCGGCCCGGCTGCGCCTCCTCCAGCAGGAGGCGCAGTCCGGGCCGCCGCGCCGTGCGGCCCTCGCCCGCCTCACCGACGACTGGCTCACGGGCCTGTTCACCGCGGCCGCCGAACGCGCCGGAGTCCGGGGCGCCGCGCTCGTCGCCGTGGGCGGCTACGGCCGCGGCGAGCTCTCCCCGCGCAGCGACCTCGACCTGCTCCTCCTGCACGACGGCAGCGCCGACGCGGCGGCCCTCGCCGCCCTCGCCGACAGCATCTGGTACCCGGTCTGGGACCTGGGCCTGGCCCTCGACCACTCCGTACGCACCCCCGGCGAGGCCAGGAAGACGGCCGGAGAAGACCTCAAGGTCCAGCTCGGCCTGCTGGACGCCCGCCCGGTCGCGGGCGACCTCGGCCTCGTCGCCTCCCTGCGCACCGCGATCCTCGCCGACTGGCGCAACCAGGCCCCCAAGCGCCTCCCCGCCCTCCACGAGCTCTGCCAGGAACGCGCGGAGCGGGCGGGCGAGCTCCAGTTCCTCCTGGAGCCCGACCTCAAGGAGGCCCGCGGCGGCCTCCGCGACGCCACCGCCCTGCGCGCGGTCGCCGCGTCCTGGCTCGCCGACGCCCCCCGCGAAGGGCTCGACCAGGCCCGCCGGACCCTCCTGGACGCCCGCGACGCCCTCCACCTCACCACCGGGCGCGCCACCGACCGCCTCGCCCTCCAGGAACAGGACCAGGTCGCCGAGGCACTCGGCCTGCTCGACGCCGACACCCTGCTGCGCCAGGTCTACGAGGCCGCGCGGACGGTCTCGTACGCCACCGACGTCACCTGGCGCGAGGTCAACCGGGTCCTGCGCGCCCGCTCGGCCCGTCCCAAGCTCCGTGCCATGCTCAGCGGAGGCCGCGGCTCCAAGGCCGTCCCCGAGCGCGCCCCGCTGGCCGACGGCGTCGTCGAGGCCGACGGCGAGGTGGTCCTCGCCCGCGCCGCCCGCCCCGACCGCGACCCGGTCCTCACCCTGCGCGCCGCGGCGGCGGCCGCCGAGGCCGGTCTGCCGCTCTCCCGCCATCTCGTACGCCACCTGGCGACCACCGCCCAGCCGCTGCCGGTGCCCTGGCCCGCCGAGGCCCGCGAAGAGCTCGTCACTCTGCTCGGCGCGGGGGAGGCCGCCGTCGCCGTCTGGGAGGCGCTCGAAGCGGAAGGGATCATCACCCGGCTGCTGCCCGACTGGGAACGCGTCCACTGCCGTCCCCAGCGCAACCCCGTGCACACCTGGACCGTCGACCGGCACCTGGTGGAGACCGCCGTCCGCGCCGCCTCCCTCACCCGCCGGGTCCACCGCCCCGACCTCCTGCTGGTCGCCGCCCTCCTCCACGACATCGGCAAGGGCTGGCCCGGGGACCACTCGGTGGCCGGGGAGGTCATCGCCCGCGACATGGCCACCCGCATCGGCTTCGACAAGCACGACGTGGGCGTCATCGCCACCCTCGTACGCCACCATCTGCTGCTCGTCGAGACCGCCACCCGGCGCGACCTCGACGACCCCGCCACCGTGCAGTCCGTCGCCGCCGCCGTCTCCGACGCCTCCACCCTGGAGCTGCTGCACGCCCTCACCGAGGCCGACGCGCTCGCCACCGGGCCCGCCGCCTGGTCCACCTGGCGTGCCTCCCTCGTCACCGGCCTCGTCGAACGCGTCGCGGCCGTCCTGGCGGGGGAGTTCCCCGGAGAGCCGGACGAACCCGCGCCCAGCGCCGAGCACGAACGCCTCGCCGTCGAAGCCCTGCGAACCGGCGAACCCGTCCTCGCCCTGCACACCCAGCCCGAGGAGCCCGCCGGGGACGGCGAGGTGGAACCGGTCGGCGTAGAGCTCCTCATCGCCCTGCCCGACCGCCCCGGAGTGCTGCCCGCCGCCGCCGGAGTCCTCGCCCTGCACCGGCTCACCGTGCGCGCCGCCGACCTGCGGGCGGTGGAGCTCCCCAACGAGCTGGGTGAGTCGGCGGACCTGCTGCTGCTCAGCTGGCGGGTCGCGGCCGAGTACGGGTCCCTCCCGCAGGCCGCCCGGCTCCGCGCCGACCTCGTACGAGCCCTGGACGGCTCCCTGGACATCCGGGCCCGGATCGCGGAGCGGGAGGCCGCCTACCCGCGCAGGCGTGGTGTGAAAGCACCGCCGCCCCGGGTGACCGTCGCCGCCGCGGGCTCCCGCCGTGCCACCGTCATCGAGGTCCGCGCCCAGGACGCCCCGGGGCTGCTGCACCGGATCGGCAACGCCCTGGAGGGAAGCGCGGTACAGGTGCGCAGCGCGCATGTCTCCACCCTCGGCGCCAACGCCGTGGACGCCTTCTACGTCACCGGCACCGACGGCGAACCACTGCCTCCGGTCCGGGCCGCCGAGGTGGCCCGGGAGGTCGAGAAGGCCCTCGGCTGA
- a CDS encoding P-II family nitrogen regulator, with protein sequence MKLITAVVKPHRLDEIKEALQAFGVQGLTVTEASGYGRQRGHTEVYRGAEYTVDLVPKIRIEVLVEDEDAEQLIEVVVKAARTGKIGDGKVWSVPVETAVRVRTGERGPDAL encoded by the coding sequence ATGAAGCTCATCACCGCGGTCGTGAAGCCCCACCGGCTGGACGAGATCAAGGAGGCCCTCCAGGCCTTCGGCGTCCAGGGCCTCACCGTCACCGAAGCCAGCGGTTACGGGCGTCAGCGCGGCCACACCGAGGTCTACCGGGGCGCCGAGTACACCGTCGACCTGGTCCCCAAGATCCGCATCGAGGTCCTTGTCGAGGACGAGGACGCCGAACAGCTCATCGAGGTCGTCGTCAAGGCCGCCCGCACCGGCAAGATCGGAGACGGCAAGGTCTGGAGCGTCCCGGTCGAGACCGCCGTCCGCGTGCGGACCGGCGAACGCGGCCCGGACGCCCTCTGA
- a CDS encoding sugar porter family MFS transporter: MTSTANGPASGARAAHPDHLGHVIFITAAAAMGGFLFGYDSSVINGAVEAVRDRYDVGSGTLAQVIAIALIGCAIGAATAGRIADRIGRIRCMQIASVLFTASAIGSALPFTLWDLAMWRIIGGFAIGMASVIGPAYIAEVSPPAYRGRLGSFQQAAIVIGIAVSQLVNYTILQVADGDQRGDILGLEAWQWMLGVEVIPAILYGLLSFAIPESPRFLISVGKKAEARKILEDVEGKSIDLDARVAEIETAMHSEHKPVFKDLLGNRFFFLPIVWVGIGLSMFQQFVGINVAFYYSATLWQSVGVDPTDSFFYSFTTSIINIIGTVIAMVLVDRVGRRPLALVGSIGMAIALAVEAWAFSADLVDGKLPTTEGAVALIAAHTFVLFFALSWGVVVWVFLGEMFPNRLRAAALGVAVFAQWIANWAITASFPSLADWNLSGTYIIYTCFAVLSIPFVLKFVKETKGKALEEMG; this comes from the coding sequence GTGACCAGCACAGCGAACGGACCGGCGTCCGGAGCCCGAGCGGCCCATCCGGACCACCTCGGCCATGTCATCTTCATCACCGCGGCCGCGGCGATGGGCGGCTTCCTCTTCGGCTACGACAGCTCCGTCATCAACGGGGCGGTCGAGGCGGTCCGTGACCGGTACGACGTCGGCTCCGGGACGCTCGCCCAGGTCATCGCGATCGCGCTGATCGGCTGTGCGATCGGCGCCGCGACCGCCGGACGGATCGCGGACCGGATCGGGCGCATCCGCTGCATGCAGATCGCCTCGGTGCTCTTCACGGCCAGCGCGATCGGCTCCGCCCTGCCGTTCACGCTCTGGGACCTGGCGATGTGGCGCATCATCGGTGGCTTCGCCATCGGCATGGCCTCCGTCATCGGCCCGGCCTACATCGCGGAGGTCTCCCCGCCCGCCTACCGGGGCCGCCTCGGCTCCTTCCAGCAGGCCGCGATCGTCATCGGCATCGCCGTCTCCCAGCTGGTCAACTACACCATCCTCCAGGTCGCCGACGGCGACCAGCGCGGCGACATCCTGGGCCTGGAAGCCTGGCAGTGGATGCTCGGCGTAGAGGTGATCCCGGCCATCCTGTACGGGCTGCTCTCGTTCGCCATCCCCGAGTCCCCGCGCTTCCTCATCTCGGTCGGCAAGAAGGCCGAAGCGCGCAAGATCCTCGAAGACGTCGAGGGCAAGAGCATCGACCTCGACGCCCGGGTGGCCGAGATCGAGACGGCCATGCACAGCGAGCACAAGCCGGTCTTCAAGGACCTGCTCGGCAATCGCTTCTTCTTCCTGCCCATCGTCTGGGTCGGCATCGGCCTCTCGATGTTCCAGCAGTTCGTCGGCATCAACGTGGCCTTCTACTACTCGGCGACGCTGTGGCAGTCCGTGGGTGTCGACCCGACCGACTCGTTCTTCTACTCCTTCACCACCTCGATCATCAACATCATCGGCACGGTGATCGCGATGGTGCTGGTGGACCGGGTGGGGCGCAGGCCGCTCGCCCTCGTCGGCTCCATCGGCATGGCGATCGCGCTCGCCGTCGAGGCGTGGGCCTTCTCCGCCGACCTGGTCGACGGCAAGCTGCCCACCACCGAGGGCGCCGTCGCCCTGATCGCCGCCCACACGTTCGTGCTCTTCTTCGCCCTGTCGTGGGGTGTCGTCGTCTGGGTCTTCCTGGGCGAGATGTTCCCGAACCGCCTGCGCGCCGCGGCCCTCGGCGTGGCCGTCTTCGCGCAGTGGATCGCCAACTGGGCGATCACCGCGAGCTTCCCGAGCCTGGCCGACTGGAACCTGTCGGGCACGTACATCATCTACACCTGCTTCGCCGTGCTCTCGATCCCCTTCGTGCTCAAGTTCGTGAAGGAGACCAAGGGCAAGGCGCTGGAGGAGATGGGCTGA